A genomic stretch from Flavobacterium sp. KS-LB2 includes:
- a CDS encoding GNAT family N-acetyltransferase: MITKATIEDVSFLNTLINSAYRGESSKKGWTTEANILEGLRTTEQELTETIQNPKNTILKFTENDQIIGCVLLIEKEQQLYLGMLTVSPELQNSGVGKKLLQQADIHAQALGLPKIVMTVISVRDELIAWYKRNGYKDTGAREPFPASDVHIPITEVPLEFIVLEKRV, encoded by the coding sequence ATGATTACAAAAGCAACAATAGAAGACGTTTCCTTTTTAAATACATTAATCAATTCAGCCTATCGCGGCGAATCTTCTAAAAAAGGATGGACCACTGAAGCCAACATTTTAGAAGGACTCAGAACCACTGAACAAGAACTGACAGAAACGATTCAAAACCCAAAAAATACGATTCTGAAATTTACAGAGAATGACCAAATTATAGGTTGCGTATTGTTGATTGAAAAAGAGCAACAATTATATTTAGGAATGCTGACGGTTTCGCCAGAATTGCAAAACAGTGGCGTGGGGAAAAAATTATTGCAGCAGGCAGATATTCACGCGCAAGCATTAGGATTACCAAAAATTGTAATGACTGTAATTTCCGTTCGGGATGAACTGATTGCTTGGTACAAACGTAATGGTTATAAAGATACGGGAGCAAGAGAACCGTTTCCGGCAAGCGATGTTCATATTCCAATTACGGAAGTGCCTTTGGAATTTATCGTTTTGGAAAAAAGGGTTTAG
- a CDS encoding lipid-binding SYLF domain-containing protein has translation MACVLNIAPVLGQSTAKKNKIIADSKTAKAEFIKSDPLMKALFDKAYGYVIFPNVGKGGIGVGGAAGNGVVYEQNKRIGMAKLTQLSIGFQAGGQAYREVIFFESKNEMDRFKESRFEFSAQASAVAVTEGASANVKYTNGVMVFTMQKGGLMYEASIGGQQFKFNNL, from the coding sequence ATGGCTTGTGTACTCAACATAGCGCCTGTATTAGGGCAATCAACCGCTAAAAAGAATAAAATTATTGCTGACAGCAAAACAGCCAAAGCGGAGTTCATTAAAAGTGACCCGTTGATGAAAGCACTTTTTGATAAAGCCTACGGTTATGTTATTTTTCCCAATGTTGGAAAGGGAGGAATCGGTGTTGGAGGAGCAGCCGGTAACGGCGTGGTCTATGAGCAAAACAAGCGAATAGGAATGGCAAAATTAACGCAATTGAGCATAGGATTTCAGGCTGGCGGACAAGCGTATCGAGAAGTGATATTTTTTGAATCCAAAAATGAAATGGACCGGTTTAAAGAAAGCCGATTCGAGTTTTCCGCACAAGCCTCAGCGGTTGCGGTAACCGAAGGCGCTTCCGCAAATGTAAAATATACCAATGGCGTGATGGTTTTCACCATGCAGAAAGGCGGACTCATGTACGAGGCGTCAATTGGAGGACAGCAATTCAAGTTTAATAACTTGTGA
- a CDS encoding SRPBCC family protein, which produces MATNSKTLVVKDLEEKTILVSRTFSAPLEKVWRAYTESELLEQWWAPKPWKAETKSMHFSVGGYWLYAMVGPENEKHWGRMDYTAITPHLSFEIKDSFCDEEGTVNTSLPVATGTIVFTTTESGTLVEFKMFYSNEKEIETMIEMGFEQGITACLEQLEALFQENKI; this is translated from the coding sequence ATGGCAACTAATAGCAAAACACTTGTTGTAAAAGATTTAGAAGAAAAAACAATTCTGGTTTCCAGAACATTTTCTGCGCCACTTGAAAAAGTCTGGCGTGCGTATACTGAAAGTGAATTATTGGAACAATGGTGGGCACCAAAACCTTGGAAAGCCGAAACCAAATCGATGCACTTTTCTGTTGGCGGTTATTGGTTGTACGCAATGGTGGGGCCCGAAAATGAAAAGCATTGGGGACGAATGGACTATACAGCCATAACACCCCATTTAAGTTTTGAAATTAAAGATAGTTTTTGTGACGAAGAGGGAACTGTAAACACTTCGTTGCCGGTTGCTACAGGAACTATTGTTTTTACGACTACAGAATCCGGTACTTTGGTTGAATTCAAAATGTTTTATTCTAATGAAAAAGAGATTGAAACCATGATAGAAATGGGCTTTGAACAAGGTATTACAGCTTGTCTCGAGCAATTGGAAGCGTTATTCCAAGAAAATAAAATCTAG